In Betta splendens chromosome 19, fBetSpl5.4, whole genome shotgun sequence, the following proteins share a genomic window:
- the LOC114845556 gene encoding carnitine O-palmitoyltransferase 1, liver isoform-like isoform X2 has protein sequence MAEAHQAVAFQFTVTPEGIDLQLSHQALTEIYLSGMRSWKKRIVRLKNSVITGVYPASPSSWLFVVIAILATMYTRSDPSMGLIAKIQEHLPVSQSMSTQCQAVLSAVLFSTMLWLLLIFTMRLCLKQLLSYHRWMFEQHGKMSTTTKIWVALVRIFSGRKPLLYSYQGSLPNLPLPTVKDTVKRYLESVRPLMDDVEYERMTKLAAEFQSSLSNRLQWYLKLKTLWASNYVSDWWEEYVYLRGRGPIMVNSNYYGMDFLYVTPTPIQAARAGNSIHAFFLYRRKLNKEEIKPWLLRSAVPCCSYQFERMFNTCRIPGTVTDTVQHWQDSDYIVVYHRGRYFRLRVYQAGRLLSPREIEFQIQRILDDPVLPCQGEAKLGALTAGDRIPWAKARAKYFSSGVNKRSLDCIERAAFFVTLDDDEQGMMGDDPVASLDRYAKSLLHGKCYDRWFDKSFSVVYYKNGKNGVNGEHSWADAPVVAHLWEYTLATDSFHLGYNAEGHCKGEVDSSLPRPQKLAWEIPKECEEQISQSLTVAQALADDVDFHVFPFRDFGKGKVKKCRVSPDAFIQMALQLAYYRERGTFCLTYEASMTRLFREGRTETVRSCTNESSAFVRALEGGEAADVCRRLFNAASEKHQLLYRMAMTGGGIDRHLFCLYVVSKYLGVESPFLKEVLSEPWRLSTSQTPIQQGELFDMVNHPEYISCGGGFGPVADDGYGVSYCILGENLINFHISCKHSCPDTDAHKFGVQIRKALHDLMQLLSPNYKEPKKMEATKPEDKKDL, from the exons ATGGCGGAAGCCCACCAGGCGGTGGCCTTCCAGTTCACCGTTACCCCAGAGGGCATTGATCTACAGCTGTCCCACCAGGCCCTCACAGAAATTTACCTCTCTGGCATGCGCTCCTGGAAGAAGCGTATCGTCAGACTTAAG AACAGTGTTATAACTGGCGTCTATCCTGCCAGCCCTTCCTCCTGGCTTTTTGTTGTCATAGCAATCCTGGCTACTATGTACACTCGCTCTGACCCCTCCATGGGACTCATAGCCAAGATACAAGAGCACCTTCCGGTCAG CCAATCAATGAGCACCCAGTGCCAGGCGGTGTTGTCAGCAGTGCTTTTTAGCACCATGCTATGGCTCCTGCTCATCTTCACCATGCGCCTGTGCCTTAAGCAGCTCCTCTCCTACCATCGCTGGATGTTTGAGCAGCATGGCAAAATGTCCACAACCACTAAGATCTGGGTG GCACTGGTGCGAATCTTTTCTGGCAGAAAGCCTCTTCTCTACAGCTACCAGGGGTCATTGCCAAACCTGCCTCTCCCCACTGTAAAGGATACGGTGAAGAGG TATTTAGAATCAGTGCGCCCGCTGATGGATGATGTGGAGTATGAACGCATGACCAAGCTGGCCGCAGAGTTCCAGAGCAGCCTCAGTAACCGCCTGCAGTGGTACCTCAAGCTCAAAACTCTTTGGGCTTCCAACTAT GTTAGTGACTGGTGGGAGGAATACGTCTACCTGCGGGGGCGAGGTCCAATCATGGTCAACAGTAACTATTATGGCATG GACTTCTTGTATGTGACGCCCACCCCCATCCAGGCGGCCAGGGCAGGCAACAGCATTCACGCATTTTTCTTATACCGCCGCAAACTCAACAAAGAAGAGATTAAACCT TGGTTGTTGAGGTCTGCAGTTCCTTGCTGTTCCTATCAGTTTGAGCGGATGTTTAACACTTGTCGAATCCCTGGAACAGTAACAG ACACTGTGCAACACTGGCAGGACAGTGACTACATAGTGGTATATCACAGGGGGCGCTACTTTCGGCTCAGGGTGTACCAGGCTGGCAGACTCTTGTCCCCCAGGGAGATTGAATTCCAAATTCAGAGGATCCTTGATGACCCTGTACTTCCCTGCCAGGGAGAGGCCAAACTTGGAGCCCTCACTGCTGGAGACAG AATACCATGGGCTAAAGCCAGGGCAAAGTATTTCAGCAGCGGGGTCAATAAGCGCTCGCTGGACTGCATTGAGAGGGCTGCCTTCTTTGTGACcctggatgatgatgaacagGGCATGATGGGAGACGACCCTGTAGCCAGTTTGGATCGCTACGCTAAGTCATTGTTGCATGGCAAATGTTATGACAG GTGGTTTGACAAGTCCTTCTCAGTTGTTTACTACAAAAATGGAAAGAATGGGGTAAATGGAGAGCACTCGTGGGCTGATGCACCAGTGGTAGCACACTTATGGGAG TACACCCTGGCCACGGACAGCTTCCATCTGGGTTACAATGCAGAAGGTCACTGCAAGGGAGAAGTAGATTCCTCGCTGCCACGGCCACAGAAGCTGGCCTGGGAAATCCCCAAAGAA TGTGAGGAGCAGATCTCCCAGTCTCTGACAGTGGCCCAGGCACTTGCTGATGATGTTGACTTCCACGTTTTCCCCTTCCGAGACTTTGGAAAAGGAAAAGTCAAGAAGTGTCGAGTCAGTCCAGATGCCTTCATTCAGATGGCTCTTCAGCTGGCCTATTACAGG GAAAGAGGGACATTCTGTCTGACATACGAAGCCTCCATGACTCGCCTGTTCAGGGAGGGCAGGACAGAGACCGTTCGCTCCTGCACGAATGAAAGCAGTGCCTTTGTCCGAGcactggagggaggagag GCAGCAGATGTATGCAGACGTTTGTTCAATGCAGCGTCAGAGAAACACCAGCTCCTGTATCGCATGGCTATGACCGGTGGTGGAATTGACAGACACCTCTTTTGCCTCTACGTGGTGTCCAAATACCTCGGAGTGGAGTCTCCTTTCCTGAAAGAG GTGTTGTCTGAGCCCTGGCGGCTATCCACCAGTCAGACTCCAATCCAGCAGGGGGAGCTGTTTGACATGGTCAACCACCCAGAATACATTTCTTGTGGAGGGGGCTTTGGTCCG GTGGCTGATGATGGTTATGGGGTGTCCTATTGCATTTTAGGAGAGAACTTGATCAATTTCCACATCTCATGCAAACACTCATGTCCAGACACT GATGCCCATAAGTTTGGTGTTCAGATCAGAAAAGCCCTGCACGATCTGATGCAGTTGCTGAGCCCTAACTACAAAGAACCCAAAAAAATGGAAGCAACTAAACCGGAGGACAAGAAAGACCTGTAA
- the LOC114845556 gene encoding carnitine O-palmitoyltransferase 1, liver isoform-like isoform X1, protein MAEAHQAVAFQFTVTPEGIDLQLSHQALTEIYLSGMRSWKKRIVRLKNSVITGVYPASPSSWLFVVIAILATMYTRSDPSMGLIAKIQEHLPVSQSMSTQCQAVLSAVLFSTMLWLLLIFTMRLCLKQLLSYHRWMFEQHGKMSTTTKIWVALVRIFSGRKPLLYSYQGSLPNLPLPTVKDTVKRYLESVRPLMDDVEYERMTKLAAEFQSSLSNRLQWYLKLKTLWASNYVSDWWEEYVYLRGRGPIMVNSNYYGMDFLYVTPTPIQAARAGNSIHAFFLYRRKLNKEEIKPSRIPGTVIPLCAAQCERIFNTTRIPGEETDTVQHWQDSDYIVVYHRGRYFRLRVYQAGRLLSPREIEFQIQRILDDPVLPCQGEAKLGALTAGDRIPWAKARAKYFSSGVNKRSLDCIERAAFFVTLDDDEQGMMGDDPVASLDRYAKSLLHGKCYDRWFDKSFSVVYYKNGKNGVNGEHSWADAPVVAHLWEYTLATDSFHLGYNAEGHCKGEVDSSLPRPQKLAWEIPKECEEQISQSLTVAQALADDVDFHVFPFRDFGKGKVKKCRVSPDAFIQMALQLAYYRERGTFCLTYEASMTRLFREGRTETVRSCTNESSAFVRALEGGEAADVCRRLFNAASEKHQLLYRMAMTGGGIDRHLFCLYVVSKYLGVESPFLKEVLSEPWRLSTSQTPIQQGELFDMVNHPEYISCGGGFGPVADDGYGVSYCILGENLINFHISCKHSCPDTDAHKFGVQIRKALHDLMQLLSPNYKEPKKMEATKPEDKKDL, encoded by the exons ATGGCGGAAGCCCACCAGGCGGTGGCCTTCCAGTTCACCGTTACCCCAGAGGGCATTGATCTACAGCTGTCCCACCAGGCCCTCACAGAAATTTACCTCTCTGGCATGCGCTCCTGGAAGAAGCGTATCGTCAGACTTAAG AACAGTGTTATAACTGGCGTCTATCCTGCCAGCCCTTCCTCCTGGCTTTTTGTTGTCATAGCAATCCTGGCTACTATGTACACTCGCTCTGACCCCTCCATGGGACTCATAGCCAAGATACAAGAGCACCTTCCGGTCAG CCAATCAATGAGCACCCAGTGCCAGGCGGTGTTGTCAGCAGTGCTTTTTAGCACCATGCTATGGCTCCTGCTCATCTTCACCATGCGCCTGTGCCTTAAGCAGCTCCTCTCCTACCATCGCTGGATGTTTGAGCAGCATGGCAAAATGTCCACAACCACTAAGATCTGGGTG GCACTGGTGCGAATCTTTTCTGGCAGAAAGCCTCTTCTCTACAGCTACCAGGGGTCATTGCCAAACCTGCCTCTCCCCACTGTAAAGGATACGGTGAAGAGG TATTTAGAATCAGTGCGCCCGCTGATGGATGATGTGGAGTATGAACGCATGACCAAGCTGGCCGCAGAGTTCCAGAGCAGCCTCAGTAACCGCCTGCAGTGGTACCTCAAGCTCAAAACTCTTTGGGCTTCCAACTAT GTTAGTGACTGGTGGGAGGAATACGTCTACCTGCGGGGGCGAGGTCCAATCATGGTCAACAGTAACTATTATGGCATG GACTTCTTGTATGTGACGCCCACCCCCATCCAGGCGGCCAGGGCAGGCAACAGCATTCACGCATTTTTCTTATACCGCCGCAAACTCAACAAAGAAGAGATTAAACCT AGTCGTATACCAGGCACTGTCATACCtctgtgtgcagctcagtgtgagaGGATATTCAACACAACACGAATTCCTGGAGAGGAGACTG ACACTGTGCAACACTGGCAGGACAGTGACTACATAGTGGTATATCACAGGGGGCGCTACTTTCGGCTCAGGGTGTACCAGGCTGGCAGACTCTTGTCCCCCAGGGAGATTGAATTCCAAATTCAGAGGATCCTTGATGACCCTGTACTTCCCTGCCAGGGAGAGGCCAAACTTGGAGCCCTCACTGCTGGAGACAG AATACCATGGGCTAAAGCCAGGGCAAAGTATTTCAGCAGCGGGGTCAATAAGCGCTCGCTGGACTGCATTGAGAGGGCTGCCTTCTTTGTGACcctggatgatgatgaacagGGCATGATGGGAGACGACCCTGTAGCCAGTTTGGATCGCTACGCTAAGTCATTGTTGCATGGCAAATGTTATGACAG GTGGTTTGACAAGTCCTTCTCAGTTGTTTACTACAAAAATGGAAAGAATGGGGTAAATGGAGAGCACTCGTGGGCTGATGCACCAGTGGTAGCACACTTATGGGAG TACACCCTGGCCACGGACAGCTTCCATCTGGGTTACAATGCAGAAGGTCACTGCAAGGGAGAAGTAGATTCCTCGCTGCCACGGCCACAGAAGCTGGCCTGGGAAATCCCCAAAGAA TGTGAGGAGCAGATCTCCCAGTCTCTGACAGTGGCCCAGGCACTTGCTGATGATGTTGACTTCCACGTTTTCCCCTTCCGAGACTTTGGAAAAGGAAAAGTCAAGAAGTGTCGAGTCAGTCCAGATGCCTTCATTCAGATGGCTCTTCAGCTGGCCTATTACAGG GAAAGAGGGACATTCTGTCTGACATACGAAGCCTCCATGACTCGCCTGTTCAGGGAGGGCAGGACAGAGACCGTTCGCTCCTGCACGAATGAAAGCAGTGCCTTTGTCCGAGcactggagggaggagag GCAGCAGATGTATGCAGACGTTTGTTCAATGCAGCGTCAGAGAAACACCAGCTCCTGTATCGCATGGCTATGACCGGTGGTGGAATTGACAGACACCTCTTTTGCCTCTACGTGGTGTCCAAATACCTCGGAGTGGAGTCTCCTTTCCTGAAAGAG GTGTTGTCTGAGCCCTGGCGGCTATCCACCAGTCAGACTCCAATCCAGCAGGGGGAGCTGTTTGACATGGTCAACCACCCAGAATACATTTCTTGTGGAGGGGGCTTTGGTCCG GTGGCTGATGATGGTTATGGGGTGTCCTATTGCATTTTAGGAGAGAACTTGATCAATTTCCACATCTCATGCAAACACTCATGTCCAGACACT GATGCCCATAAGTTTGGTGTTCAGATCAGAAAAGCCCTGCACGATCTGATGCAGTTGCTGAGCCCTAACTACAAAGAACCCAAAAAAATGGAAGCAACTAAACCGGAGGACAAGAAAGACCTGTAA